A part of Hippopotamus amphibius kiboko isolate mHipAmp2 chromosome 16, mHipAmp2.hap2, whole genome shotgun sequence genomic DNA contains:
- the LOC130838821 gene encoding zinc finger protein 345, producing the protein MERLIENSIECSSFRGDWECKSQFERKQESQEGHFSQMIFTPEDMPTFSTQHQRIHTDEKLLECKECGKDFSFVSVLIRHQRIHTGEKPYECKECGKAFGSGANLAYHQRIHTGEKPYECNECGKAFGSGSNLTHHQRIHTGEKPYECKECGKAFSFGSGLIRHQIIHSGEKPYECKECGKSFSFESALTRHHRIHTGEKPYECKDCGKAFGSGSNLTQHRRIHTGEKPYECKACGMAFSSGSALTRHQRIHTGEKPYICNECGKAFSFGSALTRHQRIHTGEKPYVCKECGKAFNSGSDLTQHQRIHTGEKPYECKECEKAFRSGSKLIQHQRMHTDEKPYECKECGKAFGSGSDLTQHQRIHTGEKPYECKECGKAFGSGSKLIQHQLIHTGEKPYECKECRKSFSSGSALNRHQRIHTGQKPYECKECGKTFGSGSSCTKHQRIHTGELYECKGCGKALRRSLEIQQHKKSHAGKKLCELDTL; encoded by the coding sequence ATGGAAAGACTTATAGAAAACAGCATTGAGTGTTCAAGTTTCAGAGGTGATTGGGAATGTAAAAGCCAGTTTGAGAGAAAGCAGGAATCTCAGGAAGGACATTTCAGTCAAATGATATTTACTCCTGAAGACATGCCCACTTTCAGTACCcagcatcagagaattcatactgatGAGAAACTCcttgaatgtaaggaatgtgggaaggatTTTAGTTTTGTATCAGTCCTTATTCGACATCAGCgaattcatactggtgagaaaccttatgaatgtaaagaatgtggcaAGGCCTTTGGTAGTGGTGCAAATCTTGCTTACCATCAAAGAATTCATACTGGTGaaaaaccttatgaatgtaatgaatgtgggaaggccttcggTAGTGGCTCAAACCTTACTCACCATCAGCGAATTCACACTGGTGAGAAACcatatgaatgtaaggaatgcgGGAAAGCCTTTAGTTTTGGATCAGGCCTTATTCGACATCAGATAATTCACAGTGGTGAAAAGCCTTATgagtgtaaggaatgtgggaagtcCTTTAGTTTTGAATCAGCCCTTACTCGGCATCACAGAATTCACACAggtgagaaaccttatgaatgtaaggATTGTGGGAAAGCCTTTGGCAGTGGTTCAAACCTTACTCAACATCGAagaattcatactggtgagaaaccttatgaatgtaaaGCATGTGGAATGGCCTTTAGTAGTGGTTCAGCCCTTACTCGGCATCAAagaattcatactggtgagaaaccatatatatgtaatgaatgtgggaaggcTTTTAGTTTTGGATCAGCTCTTACTCGACATCAAAGAATTCACACTGGTGAGAAACCTTATgtatgtaaggaatgtgggaaggctTTCAATAGTGGCTCAGATCTCACTCAACATCAAAGAATtcacactggtgagaaaccctatgagtGTAAGGAATGTGAGAAAGCCTTTAGAAGTGGTTCCAAACTTATTCAGCATCAAAGAATGCACACTGATGAGAAACCCTATgagtgtaaggaatgtgggaaggcctttggTAGTGGTTCAGACCTCActcaacatcagagaattcatactggtgagaaaccctatgaatgtaaagaatgtgggaaggCTTTTGGTAGTGGCTCAAAACTTATTCAACACCAGCTAATTCACACAGGtgaaaaaccctatgaatgtaaagaaTGTAGAAAGTCCTTTAGTAGTGGTTCAGCCCTTAATCGGCACCAGAGGATACACACTGGtcagaaaccctatgaatgtaaggaatgtgggaagacTTTTGGTAGTGGCTCGAGTTGTACtaaacatcagagaattcatactggtgagCTTTATGAATGTAAGGGATGTGGGAAGGCTTTGAGGAGGAGTTTAGAAATTCAACAACATAAGAAAAGTCATGCTGGTAAGAAGCTCTGTGAATTGGACACTCTATAA